One segment of Corynebacterium atrinae DNA contains the following:
- a CDS encoding histidine phosphatase family protein — MHCYWQVIDRFQPVLELLRPTFEGDRDMMSVSHGTAIRTITTYTTGVDGGFSGYMTNCRYIVIKSGEVGFGQGDLVRWANTGSK; from the coding sequence CTGCACTGCTATTGGCAGGTCATCGACCGGTTCCAGCCCGTGCTGGAGTTGCTGCGCCCGACCTTCGAGGGCGATCGTGACATGATGTCGGTCAGCCACGGCACCGCGATCCGCACGATCACCACCTACACCACCGGGGTGGACGGCGGCTTCTCCGGATACATGACCAACTGCCGCTACATCGTGATTAAATCCGGCGAGGTCGGCTTCGGCCAGGGTGACCTGGTCCGGTGGGCAAATACAGGCAGCAAATAG
- a CDS encoding tautomerase family protein, which produces MPTYTVLSTAGTIGPGQRPKLAELITDLHHEVTSAPRYLVQVIFNDLAPGELFLAGREVSQDHVWIRADIRSGRTEQQKTGLLKQLTARGAETLGIPAAHLWVYVNEIPGANMTEYGQLLPEPGGEAEWFSSLPPQVRDVLTGL; this is translated from the coding sequence ATGCCGACCTACACCGTCTTATCCACCGCCGGGACAATCGGCCCGGGGCAGCGCCCGAAACTCGCTGAGCTGATCACCGACCTCCACCACGAAGTCACGTCCGCCCCGCGCTATCTGGTTCAGGTGATCTTCAACGATCTTGCACCCGGTGAGTTATTCCTCGCCGGCCGGGAAGTTTCTCAGGACCACGTCTGGATCCGGGCGGATATCCGTTCCGGGCGCACCGAACAGCAGAAAACCGGGCTATTAAAACAGCTCACCGCCAGGGGCGCCGAGACACTGGGAATACCGGCGGCCCACCTCTGGGTCTACGTCAATGAGATCCCCGGTGCGAACATGACCGAATACGGCCAGCTCTTGCCCGAGCCCGGCGGGGAAGCTGAGTGGTTTAGCTCCCTGCCGCCACAGGTTCGCGATGTGCTGACAGGTCTGTGA
- a CDS encoding recombinase family protein codes for MALIGYMRVSKSDGSQTTDLQRDALIAAGVDPGHLYEDRASGKQEDRPHLDACLKALRPGDTLLVWKLDRLGRNLRHLVNIVHDLTAREVGLKVLTGQGAAIDTTSAQGKLVFGIFAALAEFERELISERTKAGLESARARGRKGGRPFKMTPAKVRLAMAAMGQPETSVAALCKELEITRQTLYRHVSPTGELREDGRKLLTGS; via the coding sequence ATGGCGTTGATTGGTTATATGCGGGTCTCGAAGTCGGACGGGTCGCAGACCACCGATCTGCAACGTGACGCCCTCATTGCGGCCGGGGTGGATCCGGGCCATCTCTATGAGGACAGGGCGTCGGGCAAACAGGAGGACCGCCCGCATCTCGACGCCTGTCTCAAAGCGCTGCGCCCGGGGGACACGTTGTTGGTGTGGAAGTTGGATCGGCTGGGCCGGAACCTGCGCCACCTGGTCAACATCGTCCACGATCTCACCGCCCGCGAGGTCGGCCTGAAGGTGCTCACCGGTCAGGGGGCGGCGATCGACACGACCTCAGCCCAGGGCAAGCTGGTCTTCGGGATCTTCGCCGCATTGGCCGAGTTCGAACGCGAGCTCATCTCTGAACGCACGAAAGCGGGCCTGGAATCAGCGAGGGCCCGGGGACGTAAGGGTGGGCGACCGTTCAAGATGACCCCAGCCAAGGTACGCCTGGCCATGGCGGCGATGGGTCAACCGGAAACCAGTGTGGCAGCACTGTGCAAAGAACTGGAGATCACCCGGCAGACGCTCTACCGGCATGTCTCCCCGACGGGGGAGCTACGCGAGGACGGGCGGAAACTTCTTACCGGCAGCTGA
- a CDS encoding helix-turn-helix domain-containing protein: MATSSALLHPVRLRIVQTLLATDGSTTRQLHDRLPDVPIATLYRHIAHLVDHGLIEVVEERPVRGTSEKTYKVAEELTNPTADELASLTPEEILAAFTVFASGVIRDFGDYLDQGVPDLAKDQVSFAQADFWATDTEVEVFSQAVMTALRPLMANTAGHNRRRRALTTIMIPRPVERTTP, from the coding sequence ATGGCCACCTCCTCCGCGCTTCTCCACCCTGTTCGCCTCCGCATCGTCCAGACACTGCTCGCCACCGACGGATCCACCACCCGCCAGCTCCACGACCGACTCCCTGATGTTCCCATCGCAACCCTTTACCGACACATCGCCCATCTCGTCGACCACGGCCTCATTGAAGTGGTGGAGGAACGACCAGTCAGAGGCACAAGCGAAAAGACCTACAAGGTGGCCGAAGAACTCACCAACCCCACGGCAGACGAACTAGCCTCATTGACCCCCGAAGAGATCCTGGCGGCGTTCACTGTGTTCGCCTCCGGGGTGATCCGCGATTTCGGGGACTATCTTGACCAGGGTGTGCCCGATCTGGCCAAAGATCAGGTGAGCTTCGCGCAGGCGGATTTCTGGGCGACCGATACCGAAGTCGAGGTCTTTTCGCAGGCGGTTATGACAGCGCTTCGCCCCCTGATGGCCAACACCGCCGGCCATAACCGGCGCCGCCGCGCACTGACGACCATCATGATTCCCCGCCCAGTCGAAAGGACGACACCATGA
- a CDS encoding ATP-binding cassette domain-containing protein encodes MTPEGSEHITARADDMIAGYDDTAVLGPLQLRLHPGITALLGRNGSGKTTLMRTLCGIIPPLSGRCIVLGEQVVDGAAVRSRVGYLGHKSALSSGLSVAQNLSFWRTINASHPQIPLIAEAELIGRFDLEPILDKRVSALSRGQRQRVDLARLAMTDPEFVVLDEPLTGLDPVYAAETRALLHEWGTTRTVLYSTHSVPEALELASRFLIVDGRDVLTLGSDGTAITETQILQSLGASS; translated from the coding sequence ATGACCCCAGAAGGCAGCGAACATATCACCGCCCGGGCCGACGATATGATCGCAGGATACGACGACACCGCAGTCCTGGGCCCCCTCCAGCTCCGACTCCACCCAGGCATCACCGCCCTGCTGGGGCGCAATGGGTCGGGCAAGACCACCCTCATGCGCACCCTCTGCGGCATCATCCCCCCACTGTCAGGACGCTGCATCGTGCTGGGTGAACAGGTGGTGGACGGGGCCGCGGTACGGTCCCGGGTCGGTTATCTCGGACATAAATCCGCCCTGTCTTCCGGGCTCAGTGTCGCGCAGAACCTGTCGTTCTGGCGCACGATCAACGCCAGCCATCCGCAGATACCCCTGATAGCAGAGGCGGAGTTGATCGGACGTTTCGATCTTGAACCGATCCTCGACAAACGCGTGTCCGCGCTCAGCCGCGGGCAGCGTCAACGCGTGGATCTCGCACGATTGGCGATGACAGATCCAGAGTTTGTGGTGCTCGACGAGCCCCTCACGGGCCTCGACCCGGTCTATGCCGCTGAGACCCGCGCACTCCTGCACGAGTGGGGCACAACCCGGACGGTGCTCTACTCCACCCACAGTGTCCCGGAGGCGCTGGAACTCGCCTCCCGTTTCCTCATCGTCGATGGACGTGACGTGCTGACACTGGGCAGCGACGGCACTGCCATCACCGAGACGCAGATCCTGCAGTCACTAGGAGCATCATCATGA
- a CDS encoding helix-turn-helix transcriptional regulator yields MRNSVAQRRLQRGWSQVRLAELLGVSRQTVISIEKGRFDPALPLAFRLAGVFDCAIEDLFTPEG; encoded by the coding sequence GTGCGCAACAGTGTGGCGCAACGCCGCCTACAGCGGGGCTGGTCGCAGGTCAGACTCGCGGAGCTGCTGGGGGTGTCCAGGCAGACGGTCATCTCCATTGAGAAGGGGCGTTTTGATCCCGCGCTGCCCCTGGCGTTTCGTCTCGCCGGTGTCTTCGACTGTGCCATTGAGGATCTGTTCACCCCGGAGGGCTAG